The Clarias gariepinus isolate MV-2021 ecotype Netherlands chromosome 4, CGAR_prim_01v2, whole genome shotgun sequence genome window below encodes:
- the LOC128520227 gene encoding calpain-1 catalytic subunit-like, producing the protein MKPCSTRLYRTKLLPHTVNTAGVTLSTGFKAGGSSPTNRQRRDRRQHSGIHTFRFLHMAPRKNKRLKVSAAGTRYNPQGFQGQDFLRLRQKCLASKEKFVDDKFPADRRAIGTGLLSLAKVGKVVWKRPTELVSDPCLVVDGESRFDYCQGDLGNCWFLAAIGAITFQKDVMDQVIPENQSFSQDYAGIFHFRFNRNGQWVDVVIDDLLPTIDGQLIFLNCKTSNEFWPALLEKAYAKVCGSYAAMNGGYISDGLRDFTGGAYKAFNLQTASSKLWDQMEQAVKRRAVIGCGTPSGPTAANTVLPNGIVQGHAYTVTGVTKVKTQRKEVKLVRVLNPWGKGEWNGDWSDKSPLWNEVSSQDRETWLEDKNNGEFWMSMEDFCKSYDELDICSIGLDFLV; encoded by the exons ATGAAGCCCTGCAGCACACGGCTCTATAGGACTAAACTCCTCccacatacagtaaacacagCTGGAGTCACGCTATCCACAGGATTTAAAGCTGGTGGAAGCTCACCTACAAACAGACAGCGAAGAGACAGGAGACAACACTCAGGGATCCACACGTTCAG ATTTCTCCACATGGCTCCTCGGAAGAATAAACGGCTCAAGGTGAGCGCGGCCGGGACTCGCTACAACCCACAGGGCTTCCAGGGTCAGGATTTTCTCAGACTTCGTCAGAAATGTCTGGCGAGTAAAGAGAAGTTTGTGGACGATAAGTTTCCTGCAGATCGACGCGCCATCGGAACGGGCCTGCTGTCGCTCGCCAAAGTGGGTAAAGTGGTGTGGAAGAGACCAACG GAACTGGTGAGTGACCCATGTCTTGTTGTAGATGGCGAGTCCAGGTTTGATTATTGTCAAGGAGATCTTG GGAACTGCTGGTTTTTGGCCGCAATTGGAGCGATTACATTCCAGAAGGACGTCATGGATCAAGTCATTCCTGAAAATCAGTCATTTTCTCAGGATTACGCAGGCATATTTCATTTCAGG TTCAACAGAAATGGACAGTGGGTAGATGTTGTAATAGATGACCTGCTACCCACAATCGATGGACAACTGATCTTTCTTAACTGCAAAACAAGTAATGAGTTCTGGCCTGCGCTGCTGGAGAAAGCCTACGCCAA GGTGTGTGGTTCATATGCAGCAATGAATGGTGGCTATATATCTGATGGCCTGCGTGATTTCACCGGCGGAGCTTACAAAGCATTTAACCTGCAAACTGCTTCTTCAAAACTCTGGGATCAGATGGAGCAGGCAGTAAAGCGCAGAGCTGTGATAGGGTGTGGTACTCCCTCGGGG cCCACTGCTGCTAACACAGTGCTTCCCAATGGTATTGTGCAGGGACACGCCTACACTGTCACTGGAGTGACCAAG gtgaAGACTCAGCGTAAGGAGGTGAAGCTGGTGAGAGTGCTGAACCCCTGGGGAAAAGGAGAGTGGAACGGAGACTGGAGTGACAA ATCTCCCCTGTGGAATGAGGTGAGCAGCCAGGATCGTGAAACATGGCTGGAGGATAAAAACAACGGAGAGTTTTG GATGTCGATGGAGGACTTCTGTAAAAGTTATGATGAGCTGGATATCTGCTCTATTGGACTCGACTTCCTGGTTTAA